The segment AAAATACCATTCATGTGTTGTTACTAGAATGCTCTGAAACTTCTCCTTTAGGGTGGATGAGAGCAACATGAGACTAAAAGTCCTGGTACTAGACACTGTGGCTCAGGGGAGTTGAGGGCCATGAGATAATGGCAATGTCAAAGCACTTGCACCAAGTAACCAGCCAGAATGTGGAGGCCTATGAGAATCAGAGGCCTTATCTCTATAGTCATTGATGATAAAGCTGGAAATGTAAAAGTTGGGGGTCATGAGGGTCAGTCCAGCTGCCTGCCTCACCTGTCTGCTGGGAAACTGATTCTACCTGTGCGAGACCTTGGGCCTTGCTAGCAGCGCTGCCAATTAACACATTACTTCAGGGTCAGTCCTGCCTACTTACCCTTTCCCATTTTGGCTTTTCCTTTAGGATTTTTTCCTGcacattattcttattattatttgaaatttgaaCACTGATTTTACTTAAGTTCAAATACTGGATATGTTATTTTAGAGATTCTCATAGGAAGAAAATCAACTATTTATTGTGCAGCCATccagaagtttatttatttatttttatttttgagacagggtctcactgtcacccaggctgaagtgtagtgacatgaacacaactcactgcagcctcaacctcctgggctcaagtgatcctcccaccttagcctcctgagtagctgggaccacaggtgtataccaccacacttggctaatttttaaaaatttatttttgtagagacaagctcttaccacgttgcccaggttggtctcaaattcctgggctcaagccatcctcctgcctcaatctccctaaaatgctggtattacaggggtaagccaccatgcctggccagaagtttattttattttttatttttgagatggtgttttgctcttattgcccaggctggagtgcagtggcacaatcttggctcactgcaaccttcgcctcccgggttcaagcgattctcctgcctcagcctcctgagtagctgggattacaggtgtgcgccaccacgcccagctaatgtttttgtatttttagtagatacagggtttcatcatgttggccaggctgttcttgaactcctgacctcagatgaccacccgcctcagcctcccaaagtacagggatcacagacgtgagccaccgcacccagatagaagtttattttttaaatcttattgaCCCATGCAGTATGCCACATGATTACATAGCATAACAAAGGAATTATATGTCTCAAACAACACAGAAATTCCGCCTTTGCTTTTGTGATTactatcacattaaaaaaaaaaagaaatgtattcccTAGATGGAAGTATTATTCCCAAATATGTTCTGATGTGCTATGTACCcaccttatttaaatatttcatcactcattcattctttggtttaatattttcattctttctctatgCATGTATTGGTGTGTCTGTCAAAGTCATTAAGCTCTTGTGGTTCTCCTGATTCTGTGCCTAAcagcattaaatttttttttaattgtggtaaaatattcataacataaaatttaccatcgtAACCATTTTTGGATGTATCCTGCACATTCTTGAGCctaaatattttcagacaaaGTGAAGCCTTAGATTGTCTGGTGAGAATGAGGATTTCTTGGTTTCTCTTTGTGTTTCCCTTTCCCAGCCTCACTCAGAGCCACTTGACCATCTCTTTTTCTCCCACCCCGGTGTGCAGAGATGAAAAGGGAACGGAAGCAATATTCTGGCCTCTCATACTTTCTAGAGTTTGTGTTCTTATTTAGGGTGGTGTGAGAGTTTCAGACACAGACCTTGCCCTTGTTCAGCCGGGAGTCATACAGGAAATCCTGCCAGACTTGCTGTCCCTCTCTCTTTGGCATCCTTGACCTGTGGCTAGGAAGTCAAAAGGCCAGGAAAACAATACCTGAGATGAGGGTAGCTCAGGCCTCCATTTCCTGCCCCCAACCTCCCCGCAGACTGTGATACCAAAGAACAGCCCCTCCTTGCCAAGTCTTCCCTCCTTACCTCCATTTTTGGCACCCTCTGCTTGCCTGACTTCCTCCTTCTGCCTACCCCTTAAGAGCGGATGTTCTCAAAGCTGCtgcccttttctcttctttgcgTTTTTTCCTAAGTCtctggccctgggcctggcacatagttgatGCTTAATGGATGTTTATTGAATgattaagtgaatgaatgcaattcactcattcattccttaaGTTTCACCTGTTATTTTTGTGTACGCAATAATGCATttagatgataatgataataataagctAACATTTatgcacctactgtgtaccagagCATATTCTAAGTATTTTCATCTTACTGTGACCCAGTGGGGGAAGTACTTCTATTACCCTATTTTGTAGAGGAGGTAATTGGGGTTACGAGAGGTTAATTGAAGGGCCTACACTCACCAAGTGTCATAGCTGGAGTCCTAACAAAGCAAACTAGCTCTAGAGCCAGTACTCACCAAGGCAGGCTgcattgcctttttaaaattgggATACCCCTTTTTCCCACAAAAGAATGTCATATTTTCAGCCCTAACACCCTTTCCTCAGCTACCAACCCTTCATTTCACCATCACCACTGGACATATCCACAGGGTTATCTTGCTGGCACCTTAGCTCTTTCCTCTTTAAACAGCTCTTTCACAAGGCTTAAGATGGTTCTACACTTCTCCAGCCAGAGGTGGAAACCTCAGTGTCATCCTTAACCCCCATTTTTCTCCCTTGCTCTTGAGCTCAAATCACCTGCTAGGGCTTGCAAATTCCACCTTTGAAGGTTTCAAAAGTGTCTGTCTTTGAAACCTCCTGTCTCTCCTTTCCTTCAGGCACTGTTCAGCCTCCAATACTACTCACGTGGATAACAACAGTAGCCGCTAAACTGGACTCCTGTTTTCTCAGCTTTCCCTGTTCTAGCTCATTTTACACTTGACAGCTGCATTTAGCACTTTTGCTGCATTTTCCTGACACTCCGTGCTTTCCTACATGGAGACTGTACATAAACCAAAGTAGAATCCTGGGGGACAGTCCCTTTTCCTGATATATCCCATTCCCTAGGCTTTTCTCTGCCAGGCCAAATCTCTCCTCAGACAGCACCATTTGCAGCAAACCTGTAAATCCCTGAAGCTGAATgtgtttcctctctctttcccttgtcatgtttttttttgctgtgtacTCTAGTCATTGCTGTGTCTGTCTTGCCCCTCTTATTAGACTATGAGTCCCATAAGGTTGGGCTGGGACAGTGGCTTTAGTAATCTGTGTCTGCCAATAGTATGTGCTCAGggaaggattttcttcttttgaaaaatatttgttttcagaaataaaattagtaattgTTAAATATTACCATTATACTTAAAAGGATTCATCAGATCCAAAGTCTGTCTTTGAGTACCTCTAACTTTGCCAGTGTCATAAATTTTTGGATTAAAAAACTTCACCCTGgctgggtacagtagctcacacctgtaatcccagcactttaggaggctgaggcaagagaattgcttgaacccgggaggcaaaggatgcagtgagctgagattgcaccattgtactccagcctgggcaacagagtgagtgagactctgtctcaaaacaaaaacaaaaacaaaaacttcactCTTATATAAGAAACTTCAGAATTgcaccattttcattttttaagtctcTACCATAAATTTCTTAAGCAATTGTCACTAATGACTTTGCTATAGTAGAAAGAGGAGGCTCTAGAGATGGACTTCATCCCTCATTTACTGTGCAGCCTTGGCTAAATCAATAAACCTCTCTGAATCTTAGTTTCAATACCTGAAACATGGAGAGAATTATGCATACTTGTCAGAGCTAAGTGTAATTTAAAGATCAGGCACATAAGACatttgacacatagtaggcatttcCTATATAGTAgggtttattatatttttccaaatatactaGCTTGCATATTTAAAGGTGAATCtcatttccttatttcttctctgatggatggctttttgtttttttatttgactaCAGTTATAGATCCCTGACCTCTGACCTCTTCTCCCTAGTTCCTCTGAGGTTTAGGTGGATTTGATTGGGTGTGAAATATGGGGGACTGTGTGAAATATGGGGTTCTTCACTGAAGGGGATGACTGACTTGATCTTCCCCACATAGGAGCATTCCAGACCATGTTTCAAGTAAAGGCCACACTAGTAAAGATTGGagtcctaggccaggcacagtggctcatgcctataatcccagcactttgggaggctgaggcgggtagatcacgagggcaggagatcgagaccatcctggctaacacggtgaaaccccgtctctactaaaaatacaaaaaattagccaggcatggtgtgggcacctgtagtcccagctactcgggaggctgaggcaggagaatggcatgaacccaggaggtggagcttgcagtgagccgagatcgtgccggtgcactccagcctgggcgacagagtgagactctgtctcaaaaaaaaaaaaaaaaaaaaaaaaaaaaagattggagtCCTGGGAACATAGTCCATTGGAGTGGGCACGATTCTCTAAGGACAGCTTGTCTAGTCTTTTTACATGATAGCAGGGGACTCTGAGGCTAGAGATGGAGGAGCTGTGGCTGCTTGCAGCTGGAGGATAGGTGGAAGTGGGTAGGGCATCCTCTCAGAGGACTCCTCAGGGAACAGGCTCTGGGAGGGCTCCATGGGGCTGAGACTCACACGACTGCTGGGTTGGAGCACTTGCCACTGGTGTAGAAATACTCCTTGATGTGGGCACGGGGCAGTGGGCGGGCAATGTAGGCAAAGCAGCAGGGTGTGGTGTCCGAGGAAtctggaagaggaaaggaaggagggagaccCTTTTATTCATTGCTACTGCACACTTGACATTGTGCTGGACACTTTATATGATTTATTTAGAAAGAACTGTTATCTTCCTTgacagaaactgaggctcagagaggtaaagtcacTTGGCCATGGATAAACAGTGGCAGAGTGGGGATTCCAATGCCTCATCTAATCCTTGAGCCAAGCTTGTATCCATCCCTCTACACCATAACCTTCTGCCCTGGGCTTTCAGGGCCTCCTCCTGGCTTGTCCTGGGTCCTCTGGCTTCATTCTTGCCCTTCCAGCATCCTCAATGGATTTGGAACTTGGTTTCTTTGAGACCTAGGGCAGGTTGTGGGGAGGCTTCCAAAGCTCAGGCTCCATGACTCAGCCAGGATCCTAAGAAGGGCCTGGAGATGCATATTGTATCTTGGGAGCTCTGGTTGAGCTTCAGTGAGAAGGGCTCTCAACAGAGAACTTCTTGTTGGTCAGTTAATTCAAGATGACGTTGGGAAGCATCAGTTGCCACTTCCCAGCAGAGGagtagtttttattttcccagCAAGATGGAACCAGGTTTGAATACCAGTCTCCCCATTTCCTAGCTGTGTGCCTCcatggacaagttacttaacctctctgttttcccatctgtacaTCAAGGACAGCTACTCAAAGAAGGGTTGTGGGTATTAAATAAGATGTACAaaaatcggctgggcacggtggctcacgcctgtaatcccagcactttgggaggccgaggcgggcggatcacgaggtcaagagatcgagaccatcctggctaacatggtgaaaccccgtctctactaaaaaatacaaaacattagcagggtgtggtggcgggtgcctgtagtccccgctactccggaggctgaggcaggagaatggcatgaacccgggagacggagcttgcagtaagccgagatcgtgccgctgcactccagcctgggcgacagagcgaagactccatctcaaaaaaaaaaaaaaaaaaaaaaaagatgtgccaAAATCAGCACAATGCCTGATCCATAGTAACCATTTAATTAGCTTTTATTATCCTctccttgtttttatttgttttttaaatgtattcactCTAATAAAGCCACATACCCTCTCATAAgccaattttttttacatttatgaaaTGAGAGAGAATATGGCTGTCTCAGGGTCTCAGGAAGTTTTAGTTTAGTTAAATTTCTTAGAAACCCTGCTGCTGACAGGCATGAGTCAGACGTGTTTCAAAGTCAGTGTGAGCTACTCATGACTACTAATCTCCCCAACATGAGTCCACACTCAGTGAACACCTGTAGGCCTTGAGGGTGTAGACCTTAAAGACAGAAAAACTGATCAGGAGATCCCTGCCATGAAGCAGCATAGAGATCTCTCAAGGACAACAGGACATATGGGTAAGACAATTCATAAGAATGTAAATAATGGGGTTCAGACAGTATTCATGCTACAGTTGAAAAGAGGGCAAGGTGTGGGACAGTCATTGGGATGGGGTAGGCATTCTAGGCAGAGTCTGACTCCAGGGGCTGTGGTGGTCAAGACCAGGACTTACATGGGGAGGCAGATGCAGGAGCGCAGAGGGCAGTAGCAATGAGGATGACAGCGAGGGCTGCCGCGGAGACCTTCATGGTACCTGTGGGAGAGGCTGTGCGAGGTCCACGTGCTGTCTTGATCCTCTGCAGGAATCCTCTGCAGCTCAGGCTGGCCCTTTATAGGGCCAGTTGAGGGGCATCCCCTAAGGGGAGTTTCCAAAATAGCAACCAAGCATTGGCCGGTATCATAAGTGAAATTGCACAAAacggaaaagaaaactgaaatagcCTCCGGAAATTCgagtctctgtctctccctcactGCTCTCTCATCTAGAGTGAGCTCATCAGTTTCCTCTTTGACCAAGCACCAATGGTGGAAAAATTTCTCTGCTGACATCCTTAGTTTTACCTTCCAGGGAAGGGGTCCTCCTCAGAGAGCAGGAAGCCGCTTTCTTGGGGACAACAAGGAGTGGCAGTTAGGACAGGATCAGAAGTCACTGAGTCTTTATTACTCACTGAGTCACTGAGTCTTCAAAGTTCCTGCTTATTCATTACAGATCTTACCTCCTTTCCCTCATCCATGGAAGGATGTTATTTATAAAGTGTTTTATTGAGGAGGGTCCTCTGGATATACAGTCCCCAAAGGAGGTGAGCACACTCACACTGTAAATTGAGGCAGTTGATCTGAGCTGGGCATTGGGAACCTTTTCACAAGATATGAGTTGGAATGAGTCCTCTTGTGGGAATTTCTTGCTTTCATCCTGGTCATAGGGTCTCTCCCATTTACTTGCTAAGCGACCTTTGGGAAAAGTGCTTAATGTCTTTGAGTTCTATTTCCTTGTTTATAAAGTGGAATAATTGATTAGAGACTTGTTgagaagcagagggagagaaagatatCTTACAGCATACTCTATCATTATTGGCTACCATTTACCGAGGGCTTATCTGTGCCAGCCACTATTCCACTGTCCTAGCGCGTGTCAACtcatttactattattatccccattttatgaatgaggaaactcAATAAATACTGGGATCCCATCTCACTGTAAGGCCTTCTTGGGCACAAAAGTTACAGAATATGAAAGCTTCAAAGGACTTTAGGGATCATTTTTTCCATGTTCTTCAGTTGCAcaagaggaaaccaaggcccagtgAGCAGGAGTGACTTGCTAAGAACACACAGCAAATGAATGACAGAGTTGGGATCAGAACCCAGTTGCCCTCACTCCCACTTCAGTGCTCTGTCCATTAAGTACTGCCCAACATTAAAGGGTTCGTGGTTAGGAGTATCCTCAAAACTGAACCCATGTGGAACTTCTGGATTAGAGCTAGGGTCCTTACTGCATTCCAAAGAACTGGATACAGTAAGTCTTCATCAATTCCTATTTTAGTAGTTCAGAATTAGCAACAATTTGGTCCGGGCTAGGCTGAAATTGGcatctgaataataataataatattattattattattattattattgagacagtcttgctgtgtcgcccaggttggactgcagtggcacaatctcggctcattgcaagctgtgcctcccaggttcacgccattctcctgcctcagcctcccaagtagctgggactacaggagctggccagaatgcctggctaatttttttgtatttttagtagaaatggagtttcaccatgttagccaggatggtctctatctcctgccctcgtgatccgcccgccttggcttcccaaaatgctgggattacaggccgtaCCCGGCCGGCATCTGAATTATTTAAGAGAAAAGTGTTTATTGAGAGTGACaaaagcggccgggcgcggtggttcacgcctgtaatcccagcactttgggaggccgaggcgggcggatcatgaggtcaggagatcgaggccatcctggctaacacagtgaaaccccgcctctactaaaaatacaaaaaattagccgggcgtggtggcgggcgcctgtagtcccagctactcaggaggctgaggcaggagaatggcgtgaacccgggaggtggagcttgcagtgagccgagatcgcgccactgcactccagcctgggcgacagagcgaaactccgtctcaaaaaaaaaaaaaaaaaaaaagagagtgacaaaagcaaaataaacaaaatgtaaccCCCTACTGAGATCATTTTCTGTTAGCTACTCTCACACTTGTAACATGGTGGTTGACGGTGACTAAATCACCCAGAATGGGAAGACTTTGCCACATTTCTTCCTCACGATGACTTTGAGGCAGAGTGGTTGTTCTTCTCATTTGACCAAAGAGGAAAGTAAGCCTCAGAACAGATAATTAACATCTTCAAGATCACGCAGCTGATAAGTGGGATTTGAAGGCAGGTGTTTCTGATGACCATGCTCAAGCTCTGTCCAGTGAATCACATCAGTAAGTCAGTTAACAGTTATCAAGAcctttcggccaggcgcggtggctcacacctgtaatcccaggactttgagaggccgaggcgggcggatcacgaggtcaggagatcgagaccatcctagctaacacggtgaaaccccgtctctactaaaaatagaaaaaattagccgggcgtggtggcgggcgcctgtagtcccagctactcgagaggttgaggcaggagaatggcgtgaacccaggaggcggagcttgcagtgagctgagatcgcgccactgcactccagcctgggcgaaagagcaagactccgtctcaaaaaaaaaaaaaaaaaaaaaaaagacctttctAGGTTACAGGTGCCattccaagctttttttttttttttttttttgagacagagtgtcactttTTTgatcaggctgaagtgcagtggcacgatctcggctcactgtaccctccacctcccaggttcaagcaattcttctgcctcctgagtagctgggattacaagcgtccgccaccatgcctggctaatttttgtatttttagtagagacaggatttcgccatgttggccaggctggtctcgaactcctgacctcaggcgatccgcccacctcggcctcccaaagtgctgggattacagatgcgagccactgcgcctggccttgttcCAAGCTCTTTACAACAATCCTCTCATACCCTCCTTACAGCTCAATCAATTAACAATGGAAACGTAATTTTGGAAAGTATGGCCATctcatttaaagaaacaaattgcAAGCACTTTAGAAACATTCATCCAACCACACAAAAATGTTCTACCAATTGTTTCCTTCACAAAGCCCCGTTAGGTCTAAGGTAAGTTACCAAACATGTGAGAGGTTCTGGAAAAGGCGGTGGGTTAAGAGCAGGGACTCGGCAGTTTCTCCTGTTTATTGTCCAGGTGGCCTCAGG is part of the Homo sapiens chromosome 17 genomic scaffold, GRCh38.p14 alternate locus group ALT_REF_LOCI_1 HSCHR17_7_CTG4 genome and harbors:
- the CCL5 gene encoding C-C motif chemokine 5 isoform 2 precursor (isoform 2 precursor is encoded by transcript variant 2) translates to MKVSAAALAVILIATALCAPASASPYSSDTTPCCFAYIARPLPRAHIKEYFYTSGKCSNPAVVHRSRMPKREGQQVWQDFLYDSRLNKGKLCHPKEPPSVCQPREEMGSGVHQLFGDELGWRVLEPELTQICLFLLALVLAWEASPHYPTPPAP
- the CCL5 gene encoding C-C motif chemokine 5 isoform 1 precursor (isoform 1 precursor is encoded by transcript variant 1); the encoded protein is MKVSAAALAVILIATALCAPASASPYSSDTTPCCFAYIARPLPRAHIKEYFYTSGKCSNPAVVFVTRKNRQVCANPEKKWVREYINSLEMS